In the genome of Verrucomicrobiota bacterium, one region contains:
- a CDS encoding LL-diaminopimelate aminotransferase — protein MGESYIQSQFAERIGGAGFGKDTAIYKFEKIKRAKRAAVKTHPGKALIDMGVGEPDRMAYPEVVQTLQNEAARPENRGYADNGCESFLEVAAHYMEKVFGVKGIDPGTEVLHSIGSKTALTMLPACFVNPGDVVLMTTPGYPVLGTHAQYYGGEVFNMPLHAENGFLPDLAAVPADICKRAKVMVLNYPNNPTGASATREFFEEVVRFAKENEIVVIQDAAYAALIFEGEPLSILQVEGGKDVAVELHSLSKGFNMTGWRIGFVVGNPLIVAAYGHVKDNSDSGQFLAIQKAGETALSQPWITQEIAAKYSRRMDRLVGALREAGFDAKKPQGSFFLYVKAPSAAEDSSGEKTNFDTGEDFSQWLIREELVSTVPWDDVGAFVRFSVTFEAHGEENEERVVEEIRTRLAKYRFSF, from the coding sequence ATGGGTGAGTCATACATTCAATCACAATTTGCAGAGCGAATTGGGGGAGCCGGGTTCGGCAAAGACACCGCCATCTACAAATTTGAGAAGATCAAGCGTGCAAAGCGGGCAGCGGTAAAGACACACCCTGGAAAGGCATTGATCGATATGGGGGTAGGCGAGCCCGATCGTATGGCATACCCGGAGGTCGTTCAAACCCTTCAAAACGAGGCGGCTCGTCCAGAGAATCGCGGATACGCCGATAATGGTTGTGAATCGTTTCTTGAAGTAGCGGCGCACTACATGGAGAAGGTCTTTGGAGTGAAAGGGATCGATCCGGGAACCGAGGTGCTTCACTCGATCGGATCGAAGACGGCTCTGACCATGCTTCCCGCTTGTTTCGTGAACCCTGGTGATGTCGTCTTGATGACGACTCCGGGCTACCCGGTTCTCGGCACTCATGCGCAGTATTACGGTGGGGAGGTGTTCAATATGCCTCTCCATGCAGAAAATGGTTTTCTCCCCGATTTGGCGGCAGTGCCGGCAGATATTTGCAAACGTGCCAAAGTCATGGTGCTCAATTACCCGAATAACCCAACCGGTGCTTCTGCAACCCGTGAGTTTTTCGAAGAAGTAGTCCGTTTTGCAAAGGAGAACGAGATCGTCGTGATTCAGGACGCAGCGTATGCCGCTCTCATTTTCGAAGGGGAACCGCTTTCGATCCTACAGGTCGAAGGTGGCAAAGATGTCGCTGTCGAGCTGCATTCGTTGTCAAAGGGTTTCAACATGACAGGTTGGCGGATCGGATTCGTGGTTGGTAATCCACTGATTGTCGCTGCCTATGGGCATGTGAAAGACAACTCGGATTCCGGCCAGTTTTTAGCGATCCAAAAGGCGGGGGAGACGGCGCTCAGTCAACCTTGGATCACTCAGGAAATCGCTGCTAAATACTCGCGTCGGATGGACCGCCTTGTTGGAGCTCTCCGAGAGGCCGGCTTCGATGCAAAGAAGCCACAAGGAAGCTTTTTTCTCTACGTGAAGGCACCGTCTGCCGCCGAAGACTCCTCTGGGGAGAAAACGAATTTCGATACAGGGGAAGACTTCAGCCAGTGGTTGATTCGAGAAGAGCTCGTCAGCACCGTCCCGTGGGACGACGTTGGTGCCTTTGTGCGGTTCTCTGTGACCTTCGAGGCGCACGGCGAGGAAAATGAAGAGCGGGTGGTGGAAGAGATTCGCACCCGTTTGGCGAAGTATCGATTTTCGTTTTAG
- the panC gene encoding pantoate--beta-alanine ligase, translating into MQIIESINEMQSVAISNRSKGRLIALVPTMGALHTGHGGLIKEAKEKGDLTVVSLFLNPTQFAPNEDFQSYPRDFAKDRAFCEEHQVDILFVPKEEEVFPPNYSVHVEESFVSAGLCGISRPQHFRGVTTICAKLFNIVRPDAAVFGQKDAQQCAVLRKMIQDLHLPIELVVAPTVREDDGLALSSRNQYLTTEQRNDAKYLFKALEEGKRLVEEGVRSVDRVIAEVTHVLSGRRRIRIIYASIVDSEYMQPMREIVPGKCLIAVACWLDQVRLIDNIEL; encoded by the coding sequence ATGCAGATCATCGAGTCAATCAACGAGATGCAATCCGTCGCGATATCGAATCGCTCCAAAGGACGCCTAATCGCCCTGGTTCCAACCATGGGAGCCCTCCACACCGGACATGGTGGGTTGATCAAGGAGGCGAAAGAAAAAGGCGACCTCACTGTCGTCTCCCTCTTCCTCAACCCAACTCAGTTTGCTCCCAACGAAGACTTTCAGTCCTACCCAAGAGACTTCGCGAAGGATCGCGCCTTTTGCGAAGAGCACCAGGTCGACATCCTCTTTGTCCCAAAAGAAGAAGAAGTCTTCCCTCCAAACTATTCTGTTCATGTCGAAGAGTCTTTTGTAAGTGCGGGTCTTTGTGGGATCTCCCGTCCCCAGCACTTCCGCGGGGTTACGACTATCTGCGCGAAGCTCTTCAACATCGTCCGTCCGGACGCTGCCGTTTTTGGACAGAAAGACGCCCAACAATGCGCGGTGTTGCGGAAAATGATCCAAGACCTTCACCTCCCGATCGAACTGGTGGTTGCACCGACAGTTCGTGAAGACGATGGGCTCGCATTGAGCTCCCGTAACCAATATCTCACTACGGAGCAGCGGAACGATGCTAAATATCTCTTCAAGGCGCTGGAAGAAGGGAAAAGGCTGGTCGAAGAAGGGGTTCGCAGCGTTGACCGAGTCATCGCGGAAGTGACACACGTTCTTTCGGGCAGGCGCCGGATCCGAATCATTTATGCTTCTATTGTCGACTCGGAATACATGCAGCCCATGCGGGAGATCGTTCCCGGTAAGTGCCTGATCGCGGTGGCCTGCTGGCTCGACCAAGTCCGGCTCATCGACAACATCGAATTGTAG
- the nadB gene encoding L-aspartate oxidase, whose protein sequence is MKTFDFDAVVVGSGIAGLSFALGLAARGRSVCLVTKKNKAESNTNYAQGGIACVTSATDDFESHVRDTLEAGDGLCNPEVVLDVVRDGPARIEEIARIGVEFSQLDDGRVSLGKEGGHSKRRILHVKDITGRAIEEALLHSVAANERIEVHEHCMAIDLITTRKLKKFGFQGSGTDNRVVGLYCYNEQTGEVFALRTPAVLLATGGVGQAYQFTTNPDIATGDGIAMAYRAGAEIQNLEFVQFHPTAFFSRDGNRFLISEAVRGEGAILRNSEGKSFMENYHPRRDLAPRDVVARAIDSEMKRSGSEHVYLDITTKSKEELEERFPTIYAHCREQGIRIESDWIPVVPAAHYLCGGVATSLSAETSIRGLYACGEVACTGLHGANRLASNSLLEALVLAHRAVDSVDGFLAAGPGVSPDLPPWVDGNVSDSDERVILFHNWSELRKTLWDYVGIVRTTKRLERARARIQLLSREINDYYWNFRVEPKLLELRNLVQVADLMVRCALQRKESRGLHYILDYPSLSPEARDTKIMD, encoded by the coding sequence TTGAAAACCTTCGATTTTGACGCCGTTGTTGTCGGCAGTGGGATCGCCGGCCTCAGCTTCGCCCTTGGACTGGCCGCTCGAGGCCGTTCGGTCTGCCTTGTAACCAAAAAGAACAAGGCTGAATCCAACACGAATTACGCGCAGGGGGGAATTGCGTGTGTCACCTCGGCTACCGACGACTTTGAATCACACGTGCGGGATACTCTCGAAGCGGGAGACGGATTGTGTAATCCCGAAGTTGTCCTCGATGTGGTGAGAGATGGTCCGGCCAGAATCGAAGAAATCGCGAGGATTGGAGTGGAGTTTTCTCAACTCGACGACGGAAGGGTGTCACTCGGCAAGGAAGGCGGGCATTCGAAACGGCGCATTCTTCACGTAAAAGACATCACTGGAAGGGCGATTGAGGAGGCTTTACTTCATTCAGTAGCCGCAAACGAGCGGATCGAGGTACATGAGCACTGTATGGCGATCGATCTCATCACGACCCGCAAACTGAAGAAGTTTGGGTTTCAGGGGTCCGGGACCGACAACCGGGTCGTCGGTCTTTACTGTTACAACGAGCAAACTGGCGAGGTCTTCGCCCTCCGCACTCCGGCCGTCCTACTCGCTACCGGAGGCGTCGGCCAAGCCTACCAGTTCACAACCAATCCCGACATCGCTACTGGAGACGGAATCGCGATGGCCTATCGGGCAGGAGCCGAAATCCAGAACCTTGAATTCGTCCAGTTTCACCCCACCGCATTCTTTTCCAGAGACGGCAATCGGTTTCTCATAAGCGAAGCGGTTCGCGGGGAGGGAGCAATTTTGCGCAACTCGGAAGGGAAATCCTTCATGGAAAACTATCATCCACGCCGGGACCTTGCACCAAGGGATGTTGTCGCCCGAGCGATTGATTCCGAGATGAAACGCTCCGGCTCCGAGCATGTTTACCTCGATATCACCACTAAGTCGAAAGAAGAGCTCGAGGAGCGGTTTCCGACCATTTATGCTCACTGCCGCGAACAGGGGATTCGTATCGAATCAGACTGGATTCCGGTCGTTCCTGCTGCCCACTACCTTTGCGGCGGAGTAGCTACCTCACTCTCGGCGGAGACATCGATCAGAGGATTGTATGCTTGCGGAGAAGTCGCATGCACAGGTCTCCACGGTGCAAATCGACTGGCCAGCAACTCCCTTTTGGAAGCGCTTGTTCTCGCTCACCGAGCCGTCGATTCGGTAGATGGTTTCCTCGCAGCAGGCCCTGGAGTCTCTCCCGATCTCCCTCCATGGGTAGATGGCAATGTGAGTGATTCCGACGAGCGGGTGATCCTTTTCCACAACTGGAGCGAGCTCCGGAAAACCCTTTGGGACTATGTTGGAATCGTCCGCACGACCAAGCGCTTGGAGCGTGCTCGCGCGAGGATCCAACTTCTTTCCAGGGAAATCAACGACTACTACTGGAATTTTCGCGTCGAGCCCAAACTCCTTGAGCTCCGCAATCTCGTTCAAGTTGCCGATCTAATGGTCCGCTGCGCTCTCCAGCGAAAGGAAAGCCGCGGCCTCCACTACATCCTCGACTATCCTTCGTTATCTCCTGAGGCAAGGGACACGAAGATTATGGATTAG